A window of the Caretta caretta isolate rCarCar2 chromosome 21, rCarCar1.hap1, whole genome shotgun sequence genome harbors these coding sequences:
- the TMEM217 gene encoding transmembrane protein 217 yields the protein MIILCPGGFCGMTPKAGAIVAAVYMILVTNMYLIFEFGHFERAMTDMAQIKPFNMTKLGKMLPYCYYTAITLAIMTYPVCVFLIYSVHKRHYRGLFAYVAWITFYDLANCFVVALAYQVSKEAWFSLSPLEWFGLATRIPMDCFWLSFIVTYALLIIDSKGKGRLSLRLRRISKNVSEPPKFRLSSTARKGV from the coding sequence ATGATCATCTTGTGCCCGGGGGGGTTCTGTGGCATGACCCCCAAGGCCGGGGCCATTGTCGCTGCTGTCTACATGATCCTAGTGACCAACATGTACCTGATCTTTGAGTTTGGCCACTTTGAACGAGCAATGACTGACATGGCGCAAATCAAGCCCTTTAACATGACCAAGCTGGGGAAGATGCTACCGTATTGCTACTATACAGCCATCACGCTGGCCATCATGACCTACCCGGTGTGTGTCTTCCTCATCTACTCAGTCCACAAGCGGCACTACAGGGGGTTGTTCGCCTATGTCGCATGGATCACCTTCTACGACCTGGCTAACTGCTTCGTCGTGGCCCTGGCTTACCAGGTCTCCAAAGAAGCCTGGTTTTCCCTCAGCCCCCTGGAGTGGTTTGGGCTGGCCACCAGGATCCCCATGGATTGCTTCTGGCTCTCCTTCATTGTCACATATGCCCTGCTGATTATTGACagcaaagggaaaggaaggcTGTCGCTCAGGCTGAGGCGGATCTCTAAGAACGTGTCAGAACCGCCCAAGTTTAGGTTGAGCTCCACTGCTCGGAAAGGCGTGTGA